One Thermicanus aegyptius DSM 12793 DNA segment encodes these proteins:
- the mraY gene encoding phospho-N-acetylmuramoyl-pentapeptide-transferase, with protein MVTRVILFTLIAAFLVAVLLAPLLIPLLRRLKFGQSIREEGPKSHYKKKGTPTMGGIIIILAFAIPSFQFAYQSMDLFLVMFATLGYGLIGFLDDFIKILFKRNLGLTARQKLFGQVTIAVIFYIMLVRSGYSTELIIPGWNSHLELSWLYLPFILLLFLASSNAVNLTDGLDGLLAGTAAIAFAAYAVIAISLTKFDLAIFSASVVGSLLGFLVFNHHPAKVFMGDTGSLSLGGALGALAILTKTELLLLLIGGIFVIETLSVILQVISFKTRGKRIFRMSPIHHHFELLGWSEWRVVITFWLVELLFATSAIYFEVFS; from the coding sequence ATGGTTACGAGGGTTATTTTATTCACCTTAATCGCAGCTTTTCTCGTCGCTGTTCTTCTGGCTCCCCTCCTGATCCCCCTATTGCGGCGTCTAAAATTTGGGCAAAGTATACGGGAAGAGGGGCCCAAGTCTCATTACAAAAAAAAGGGAACACCGACCATGGGGGGGATCATCATCATCCTCGCCTTCGCTATCCCTTCTTTCCAGTTCGCCTATCAGAGCATGGATCTTTTCTTGGTGATGTTTGCCACATTGGGATATGGATTGATTGGTTTTTTGGATGATTTCATTAAGATTCTTTTTAAACGCAATTTAGGTTTAACGGCGAGGCAGAAACTCTTTGGACAGGTAACCATTGCCGTCATCTTTTATATCATGTTGGTACGTTCCGGTTATTCCACCGAATTAATCATTCCCGGATGGAATAGCCATTTAGAACTTTCTTGGCTTTATCTTCCATTTATACTTCTTCTCTTTCTCGCTTCCTCCAATGCGGTGAATTTAACCGACGGGTTAGACGGATTATTGGCCGGAACGGCCGCCATCGCCTTTGCGGCCTATGCGGTGATTGCCATCTCCCTCACGAAATTTGACCTGGCCATTTTCTCCGCTTCGGTGGTGGGGAGCCTTCTCGGCTTTCTCGTCTTTAATCACCATCCGGCGAAAGTCTTTATGGGAGATACCGGTTCCTTAAGCCTTGGCGGGGCGTTGGGGGCTCTCGCCATTTTGACGAAGACGGAGCTTCTTCTCTTGCTCATCGGCGGCATATTTGTCATCGAAACCTTATCGGTCATTCTGCAAGTAATCTCGTTTAAGACCAGGGGCAAGCGGATTTTTCGCATGAGTCCTATTCATCACCATTTTGAGCTGCTGGGTTGGAGCGAATGGAGAGTGGTCATCACGTTCTGGTTGGTGGAACTACTCTTTGCAACCTCAGCCATCTACTTCGAGGTGTTTTCATAA
- a CDS encoding UDP-N-acetylmuramoyl-L-alanyl-D-glutamate--2,6-diaminopimelate ligase has translation MILKELLPALGAYRLSGSDQLVIHHLTADSREVSAGSLFVALPGSKVDGHVFLPEAVAKGAVAVVVERGREICLPEGISRVEVSDTRRALALLADRFYEHPAQKLSIIGVTGTNGKTTTTMLIQHILQHAGIPTGLIGTIETVIGDEHFPAKNTTPESIELQRMFKRMVDKGLTHCVMEVSSHALSMGRVRGIPFSQAIFTNLTQDHLDYHGTLEAYTQAKGLLFAQMGNAYEPRVRPVILNADDETSRYFASITAQPVITYGIEKESDIRAVDVKTDEEGISFRLILWDGREIPARLFLMGRFNLYNALAAITSTLFQGIPVEIGLEAIREVHGINGRFERVRAGQDFTVIVDYAHTPDGLENVLSTIRQFAKGRILCVVGAGGERDRGKRPKMARVAQSYAEILLLTSDNPRREDPLVILKEMEAGLIPGEKHVEVIPDRREAIERAVELARPGDVLLIAGKGHETYQILGTQVIHFDDREVVREAIRRHHRA, from the coding sequence ATGATTTTAAAAGAATTGCTCCCCGCTCTGGGAGCTTACCGCCTTAGCGGTTCCGATCAACTCGTGATTCACCATCTCACCGCTGATTCCCGGGAGGTTTCGGCGGGTTCCCTGTTTGTTGCACTGCCGGGCAGTAAGGTAGACGGGCACGTTTTTCTCCCCGAAGCGGTAGCGAAAGGAGCCGTCGCCGTGGTGGTGGAAAGGGGACGGGAAATATGCCTTCCCGAAGGAATCAGCCGGGTGGAGGTAAGCGATACCCGCCGAGCCCTGGCCCTATTGGCCGATCGGTTTTATGAACATCCGGCACAGAAGTTGTCGATTATAGGCGTTACGGGGACAAACGGCAAGACAACCACCACCATGCTGATTCAGCACATCCTCCAACATGCCGGAATTCCCACAGGCCTTATCGGGACGATTGAGACGGTGATCGGCGATGAACATTTCCCTGCGAAGAATACAACCCCTGAATCCATCGAATTGCAACGTATGTTTAAGAGGATGGTGGATAAGGGTCTTACCCATTGTGTGATGGAAGTCTCCTCCCATGCTTTATCCATGGGAAGGGTGAGGGGCATTCCTTTTTCTCAAGCCATATTCACCAATCTAACCCAGGATCATCTAGATTATCACGGGACATTGGAGGCCTACACCCAGGCGAAGGGTCTTCTCTTCGCCCAGATGGGAAACGCTTATGAACCCCGTGTACGTCCGGTGATACTAAATGCTGATGATGAGACTTCACGTTATTTCGCTTCTATTACCGCTCAACCTGTCATCACCTACGGCATTGAAAAAGAGTCGGACATCCGGGCGGTTGATGTGAAGACGGATGAGGAGGGAATCTCTTTTCGGCTTATCTTATGGGACGGTCGGGAGATTCCTGCCCGCCTTTTTTTAATGGGACGGTTTAACTTGTATAATGCATTGGCTGCCATTACCTCTACTCTTTTTCAAGGGATCCCCGTCGAGATAGGTTTGGAGGCGATCCGGGAGGTTCATGGAATCAACGGACGTTTTGAACGAGTTCGGGCAGGACAGGATTTTACCGTGATCGTTGATTATGCGCATACACCGGACGGATTGGAGAATGTCTTGAGTACCATCCGCCAGTTTGCGAAAGGGCGCATCCTCTGCGTGGTGGGAGCCGGAGGCGAACGGGATCGAGGCAAACGTCCCAAGATGGCCCGGGTTGCCCAGTCCTATGCGGAGATTCTCCTCCTTACTTCCGATAACCCCCGCCGGGAAGATCCGCTGGTCATCCTGAAAGAGATGGAGGCAGGATTAATCCCAGGAGAGAAGCATGTGGAGGTGATCCCCGACCGCAGGGAAGCCATCGAACGGGCCGTGGAGTTGGCGAGACCGGGGGATGTGCTCCTCATCGCAGGAAAAGGGCATGAAACATACCAAATTTTAGGCACCCAAGTGATCCACTTCGACGATCGGGAAGTGGTTCGGGAGGCCATAAGGAGACATCACCGTGCATAA
- the murB gene encoding UDP-N-acetylmuramate dehydrogenase: MDKIIKALLSADIGQVMTNEPMKLHTTWKIGGPADLFILPKTKEDLQTTLRLLKDHHIPWMILGRGSNLLVRDGGIRGAVIQLGEAFGQLEISGEEVRVGAAYPMIRLVVQVGRMGLEGLEFAGGIPGSVGGAVYMNAGAHGSDISQVLKEATILWENGSIESVPNEKMRFRYRTSILQETRGIVLEATFRLRPGERAELAKRMAVFKDRRMKTQPLQEPCAGSVFRNPPGDHAARLIEACGLKGRQIGDAKISEKHANFIVNKGHATAKDVLELIQLAQKEVYDRFSISLETEVLVMGDE; the protein is encoded by the coding sequence ATGGATAAGATCATAAAAGCATTGCTTTCGGCGGATATCGGGCAGGTGATGACAAATGAGCCGATGAAACTTCATACCACCTGGAAAATTGGGGGACCCGCCGACCTCTTCATCCTCCCCAAAACCAAAGAGGATCTTCAAACCACCCTTCGACTGCTTAAAGACCACCATATCCCGTGGATGATTCTGGGGAGAGGATCCAACCTATTGGTACGTGATGGAGGAATACGGGGGGCGGTGATACAGCTGGGTGAGGCCTTTGGACAGTTGGAAATCTCCGGTGAGGAGGTGCGTGTTGGCGCGGCCTATCCGATGATTCGTCTGGTGGTTCAGGTGGGGAGGATGGGACTTGAAGGTTTGGAGTTTGCCGGCGGGATTCCCGGATCCGTGGGTGGAGCCGTTTATATGAATGCAGGCGCACATGGTTCGGACATTTCCCAGGTGTTGAAGGAGGCAACCATCCTTTGGGAGAATGGGAGCATCGAGTCCGTCCCGAATGAAAAGATGCGTTTTCGCTATCGGACCTCAATTCTCCAGGAGACACGGGGAATCGTCCTGGAAGCTACCTTCCGGCTTCGACCTGGGGAGCGTGCGGAACTGGCCAAGAGGATGGCGGTCTTTAAGGACCGGCGGATGAAGACGCAGCCCCTTCAGGAGCCCTGTGCCGGAAGCGTGTTCCGGAATCCACCGGGGGACCACGCTGCCCGCCTCATTGAGGCCTGCGGATTAAAGGGAAGGCAAATCGGCGATGCAAAAATCTCGGAAAAGCATGCCAATTTTATCGTAAACAAAGGCCATGCCACCGCAAAAGATGTGTTGGAATTAATTCAATTGGCCCAAAAGGAAGTCTATGACCGCTTTTCAATTTCGCTAGAGACAGAGGTTCTCGTGATGGGTGACGAGTAA
- a CDS encoding UDP-N-acetylmuramoyl-tripeptide--D-alanyl-D-alanine ligase: MHKRLEEILHITKGEWVGEKERLTTEITRLSTDTRTLLPGTLFVPLSGERFDGHDFVEEAFAKGAVSSFWRRGKSIPQSLVDAPLILVEDPLTAMQELSSTYRQEAGCLIIGITGSNGKTTTKDLITSLLKERYRVHATEGNLNNQIGLPLTLLSMPEKTEIAVVEMGMNHFGELERLSRIAKPDMAVITNIGEAHLEYLGTREGIATAKTEILSGMDERGILYYPAEEPLIPAASRFKAFTGKKISCGFTENGMIQGRVVKDLGLEGTLLEVLFNSSQGAGETSTLKVKIPLPGRHLAQNALYALAIATHLGLTPSEIEKGLRSLTHSGMRMQVEKGVNGITLINDAYNASPTSMRAALRFLEGLEGYEQKIAILGDMGELGPEAPALHRQIGRELYPGGIDYVFVTGPLAKEYEEGAKEKGYPHVKHFSSREGLIEAVWSLATPTTVVLLKASRFMHFEEIGQALMREKVE, from the coding sequence GTGCATAAGCGTTTGGAGGAGATCTTACACATAACAAAGGGAGAATGGGTGGGAGAGAAGGAGCGGCTCACGACGGAAATCACCCGTCTTTCCACCGATACCCGGACGCTTCTTCCGGGCACCCTCTTTGTCCCTTTAAGCGGGGAGCGGTTTGACGGCCATGACTTTGTGGAAGAAGCCTTTGCGAAGGGAGCGGTGTCCTCTTTTTGGAGGAGAGGGAAGAGTATTCCCCAATCTTTAGTGGATGCTCCTCTCATACTGGTGGAGGATCCCCTTACAGCCATGCAAGAATTATCTTCTACGTACCGGCAAGAAGCAGGATGTTTGATCATCGGCATTACCGGCAGCAACGGCAAGACCACCACAAAAGATCTGATCACCTCGCTCTTAAAGGAGCGCTATAGGGTGCATGCCACGGAGGGGAATCTCAATAATCAGATCGGCCTTCCCCTCACCTTGCTCTCCATGCCGGAGAAGACGGAGATTGCAGTGGTGGAGATGGGGATGAACCATTTTGGAGAATTGGAACGTTTAAGCAGGATCGCAAAGCCGGATATGGCGGTCATTACCAATATCGGGGAGGCCCATCTGGAATACCTTGGTACCCGGGAAGGGATTGCAACTGCGAAGACAGAAATCTTGTCCGGCATGGATGAGAGAGGAATCCTCTATTATCCCGCCGAAGAGCCTTTGATTCCTGCCGCCTCCCGGTTTAAAGCCTTCACCGGGAAGAAAATATCCTGCGGTTTTACCGAGAACGGAATGATTCAGGGAAGGGTGGTGAAGGATCTGGGGTTGGAGGGAACGTTGCTCGAAGTTCTTTTCAACTCTTCCCAGGGAGCGGGAGAAACCTCAACTCTTAAGGTAAAGATCCCTCTTCCAGGAAGACATCTCGCCCAAAATGCCCTCTATGCCTTGGCCATCGCAACCCATCTCGGCTTAACCCCGTCGGAGATAGAAAAAGGTCTTCGCTCCCTGACCCATTCGGGGATGCGGATGCAGGTGGAAAAAGGGGTGAATGGGATCACCCTGATCAACGATGCATATAACGCAAGCCCCACCTCCATGCGGGCTGCTCTCCGTTTTTTAGAGGGATTGGAAGGGTATGAGCAGAAGATTGCGATCCTCGGCGACATGGGGGAATTAGGGCCCGAAGCTCCCGCCCTCCACCGTCAGATCGGCAGGGAACTTTACCCAGGAGGGATCGATTATGTCTTCGTCACAGGGCCATTGGCGAAGGAATATGAAGAAGGAGCGAAGGAGAAGGGGTATCCCCATGTCAAGCATTTTTCATCAAGAGAAGGGCTGATTGAGGCGGTATGGTCCTTGGCCACGCCCACCACGGTGGTGCTTCTGAAGGCTTCCCGATTTATGCACTTTGAAGAAATTGGGCAAGCGCTCATGAGGGAAAAAGTGGAATGA
- a CDS encoding stage V sporulation protein D gives MRVSGVTIRRRILFIMMLLVFLYVILIGRLGYLQLYRGDWLLAKAEDLWSRDIPFEGKRGRILDRNGNVLAYNVSTPSVLAIPAQIKDKEETARKLSAVLNMDEKKIYEQITRNELHVYLRPGGMKLTQEKAREVESLHLPGIVLSEDSSRYYPYGNLAAHVLGFAGIDNQGLMGLELVYDENLRGKRGAISYYSNAKGGVMPNQPSRYIPPQDGKDLVTSLDVKVQQILEREMEKAWFTYSPESMLGIVVKAKTGETLAMASYPTFDPANYQDYSSEVYNRNLPIWRMYEPGSTFKIITLAAALEEGKVNLTKEHFYDPGYVKVAGVTLHCWKPGGHGDETFLEVVENSCNPGFIELGQRVGKEKLFRYIRNFGFGEKTGIDLRGEAKGILFDLNKMGPVELATTSFGQGVSVTPIQQVMAVAAAVNGGKLLTPYLGKEWIDPKTGEKEEIHQPTEKRTVISPETSKQVREALESVVAKGTGYRAYVDEYRVGGKTGTAQKVGPNGAYLPNNYIVSFIGVAPADDPELVAYVAVDHPQGVQFGGVVAAPIVGRILEDALRYLNIPPRKGGIPKEYRYPDPKLIAVPDLRGMNLNQIRLSYYGMNLEVEGKGEKVISQSPAPGTKITEGEKIRVYLGDNGSSSQ, from the coding sequence GTGAGGGTCTCTGGGGTAACCATACGACGGCGGATTCTCTTTATAATGATGCTTCTCGTATTCCTTTATGTCATCTTGATCGGACGATTGGGTTATTTGCAGCTCTATCGGGGGGACTGGCTTCTCGCCAAGGCGGAGGATCTGTGGAGCCGGGACATTCCCTTTGAAGGGAAAAGGGGCCGAATCCTGGACCGAAATGGGAATGTCCTCGCCTACAATGTGAGCACGCCCAGCGTTTTGGCGATTCCGGCCCAGATCAAGGATAAAGAAGAGACGGCACGTAAACTGTCCGCCGTGTTAAACATGGATGAAAAGAAAATATATGAACAAATCACACGGAATGAGCTCCATGTTTATCTCCGCCCCGGGGGGATGAAGCTGACGCAAGAGAAGGCGAGGGAAGTTGAGAGCCTCCACCTTCCAGGAATTGTTTTATCTGAAGATAGCTCCAGGTATTATCCCTACGGCAACCTGGCGGCTCATGTCTTAGGATTTGCCGGGATTGATAACCAAGGGTTGATGGGACTGGAGCTGGTCTATGACGAGAATTTGAGGGGAAAACGGGGAGCGATCTCCTATTATTCCAATGCGAAAGGAGGTGTGATGCCAAACCAACCCTCCCGATACATCCCTCCCCAGGATGGAAAGGACTTGGTCACTTCCCTTGATGTAAAGGTGCAGCAAATCCTGGAGCGGGAGATGGAAAAAGCGTGGTTCACTTATTCCCCGGAGAGTATGCTGGGCATTGTCGTGAAAGCAAAAACGGGTGAAACCTTGGCGATGGCCTCCTATCCCACCTTTGATCCGGCCAATTACCAAGATTATTCTTCCGAGGTGTATAACCGTAACCTTCCCATTTGGCGCATGTATGAACCGGGTTCCACCTTTAAGATCATTACGCTGGCTGCGGCCTTGGAGGAAGGAAAAGTAAATCTTACGAAAGAGCACTTTTACGATCCGGGGTACGTGAAGGTGGCAGGGGTGACACTCCATTGTTGGAAGCCTGGTGGGCATGGAGACGAGACCTTCCTGGAGGTGGTGGAAAATTCCTGTAACCCCGGCTTTATAGAATTGGGACAACGGGTGGGAAAAGAGAAGCTCTTCCGGTATATTCGAAATTTCGGCTTTGGGGAGAAGACGGGCATCGATCTCAGAGGGGAGGCGAAAGGGATTCTTTTTGACCTGAATAAGATGGGGCCGGTGGAGTTGGCCACCACCTCCTTTGGGCAAGGGGTCTCGGTCACGCCCATTCAGCAGGTGATGGCGGTGGCGGCGGCGGTAAACGGAGGGAAACTCCTAACCCCTTATCTGGGAAAAGAATGGATCGATCCTAAGACGGGGGAAAAAGAGGAGATTCACCAACCCACCGAGAAGAGGACGGTGATCTCCCCCGAAACCTCGAAACAGGTACGGGAAGCCTTGGAATCTGTGGTGGCCAAGGGAACAGGATATAGAGCTTATGTGGATGAGTACAGGGTAGGAGGAAAAACGGGAACGGCCCAAAAGGTGGGACCGAACGGAGCCTATCTGCCCAATAATTATATCGTCTCCTTCATCGGAGTGGCCCCTGCCGATGACCCGGAACTGGTCGCCTATGTGGCGGTGGATCATCCCCAAGGGGTCCAGTTCGGCGGAGTGGTGGCCGCCCCCATCGTCGGGAGGATATTGGAAGATGCTTTACGATATCTTAACATTCCACCGCGCAAGGGGGGCATCCCTAAGGAATATCGTTATCCTGATCCGAAGTTGATTGCTGTTCCCGACCTTCGGGGCATGAACCTCAATCAGATTCGTCTTTCCTATTACGGTATGAACCTCGAGGTTGAAGGAAAGGGGGAGAAGGTGATCAGCCAATCACCGGCTCCGGGGACAAAAATTACCGAAGGGGAGAAGATTCGGGTATACCTGGGTGACAACGGCTCTTCTTCGCAGTAA
- the murA gene encoding UDP-N-acetylglucosamine 1-carboxyvinyltransferase, translated as MDTLVIQGGIPLEGKVRVHGSKNAALPILAAAVLAEGEYLIDRVPELLDIVVMRTILQTLGVRTKQEGGKVYLDTGTLTSNEIPEHLMSQMRSSIFLMGPLLARTGEVMVSRPGGCDIGTRRIDLHMEGLARLGIQFEEREGNIYGRTKKLQGAKIVLDYPSVGATENIMMAATLAKGITRIINAAREPEIQDLQSFLNAMGARIAGAGSHMIEIEGVDRLHAVSHEVIPDRIVAGTLIAAAAITGGRVTLEEVQPDHMESVIEAFKRTGVEITGTESSLQVVGHHPILSLDKITTSPHPGFPTDMQPQMMAYLSLAQGTSIITETVFDGRFRHVDELMRMGAKIYTDYHTAIIRGVRRLSGTRVRATDLRAGAALVLAGLAAEGCTVVENVHHIDRGYDHIERMIQSLGGEIVRRK; from the coding sequence TTGGACACACTGGTCATCCAAGGTGGAATACCTTTAGAGGGAAAAGTGCGTGTCCATGGTTCAAAGAATGCAGCCTTACCCATCCTGGCTGCAGCGGTCCTGGCGGAAGGGGAGTATCTTATTGATCGGGTGCCGGAGCTCCTGGATATCGTTGTGATGCGGACGATTTTGCAAACATTAGGGGTGAGAACAAAACAAGAAGGAGGAAAGGTATATCTGGATACCGGAACTCTGACCTCAAATGAAATTCCTGAACATTTGATGAGCCAGATGCGATCCTCCATCTTTCTCATGGGTCCACTTTTGGCCCGTACCGGCGAGGTGATGGTATCCCGCCCCGGAGGTTGTGACATAGGGACTCGGCGAATTGATCTTCACATGGAGGGGCTTGCCCGCCTGGGGATACAATTTGAAGAAAGAGAAGGGAACATCTATGGTCGCACGAAAAAACTCCAGGGAGCAAAAATTGTACTCGATTATCCCAGCGTAGGGGCCACAGAGAATATTATGATGGCGGCCACCCTGGCGAAGGGGATTACCCGCATCATCAACGCGGCGAGGGAACCGGAAATTCAAGATCTCCAATCGTTCCTCAATGCGATGGGAGCGAGAATTGCCGGCGCAGGGAGCCATATGATTGAGATCGAAGGGGTGGACCGCCTTCATGCCGTCTCCCATGAAGTGATTCCGGACCGCATCGTTGCGGGAACGCTTATCGCAGCCGCCGCCATCACAGGTGGCCGTGTTACATTGGAAGAAGTACAACCGGACCATATGGAATCGGTGATCGAGGCTTTCAAAAGGACGGGGGTCGAGATTACAGGAACGGAAAGCAGCCTTCAGGTCGTAGGTCACCATCCTATCCTTTCTTTAGATAAAATTACCACCTCTCCCCATCCCGGATTTCCCACCGATATGCAACCCCAGATGATGGCCTATCTCTCCTTGGCCCAGGGAACGAGCATCATCACGGAGACGGTTTTTGATGGACGCTTTCGCCATGTGGATGAACTGATGCGCATGGGGGCCAAGATTTATACCGATTACCACACCGCGATCATACGAGGGGTGAGAAGGTTATCCGGGACCCGGGTCAGGGCCACCGACCTTAGGGCAGGAGCGGCTCTCGTCTTGGCAGGCCTCGCGGCGGAAGGGTGCACGGTCGTAGAAAATGTTCATCATATCGACCGCGGTTACGATCACATCGAAAGGATGATCCAATCTTTAGGAGGTGAAATCGTTCGGAGGAAATAG
- the spoVE gene encoding stage V sporulation protein E, which produces MKKERGMPDILIIFSTLALLLVGVVMVYSASAVIAYHEMGDYFYYVKRQILFAALGVIAMFVMMNLDYWDLRKWSRLFLLLCFFLLLVVVIPGVGLERGGARSWLGIGAFSIQPSEFAKLGIVLFISHYLSLHQKKITSFWKGILPILALSGFAFGLIMLQPDLGTGTVLMGTVLLLIFSAGARLIHLGSLALAGFVGFAALVMAAPYRIARILAFLDPWSDPLGAGYQTIQSLYAIGPGGLFGLGLGKSMQKYNYLPEPYNDFIFAILSEELGFIGGSLLLLLFILLLWRGFRTAATAPDLFGTFLATGITGMIAIQVLINIGVVTGFFPVTGITLPFISAGGSSLSIILVAIGILLNISRFTGRG; this is translated from the coding sequence ATGAAGAAAGAAAGAGGCATGCCGGATATTCTCATCATATTCTCCACCCTGGCTCTTCTTCTGGTCGGAGTGGTGATGGTTTATAGCGCCAGTGCCGTGATTGCCTATCATGAGATGGGGGATTATTTCTACTATGTGAAGCGACAGATTCTCTTCGCCGCCCTCGGGGTGATCGCCATGTTTGTGATGATGAATCTGGATTATTGGGATCTTCGGAAATGGTCCCGGCTCTTCCTCCTCCTCTGTTTTTTCCTCCTCCTCGTGGTGGTCATTCCAGGTGTAGGTTTGGAGCGGGGGGGAGCCAGAAGCTGGCTTGGCATCGGGGCTTTTTCCATACAGCCTTCCGAGTTTGCCAAGCTGGGGATCGTCCTATTTATCTCCCATTATCTCTCCCTTCATCAAAAGAAAATCACCTCCTTTTGGAAAGGGATTCTGCCCATCTTGGCACTCTCCGGGTTCGCCTTCGGTCTCATCATGTTGCAGCCCGATTTAGGGACGGGAACGGTTCTTATGGGGACCGTCCTTCTTTTGATTTTCTCGGCGGGGGCGCGGCTCATCCACCTGGGTTCCTTGGCTTTGGCGGGCTTTGTGGGATTTGCCGCTTTAGTGATGGCCGCTCCTTACCGGATAGCGAGGATTCTCGCCTTCCTAGATCCATGGTCCGACCCGCTCGGAGCGGGATACCAGACCATCCAGTCGTTGTATGCCATCGGCCCCGGAGGACTTTTCGGCCTTGGTTTGGGAAAGAGCATGCAAAAGTATAACTATCTCCCTGAACCTTATAATGACTTCATCTTTGCCATTCTATCGGAGGAGTTGGGGTTTATTGGGGGAAGCCTCCTTCTCCTTCTTTTCATCCTCTTACTATGGAGGGGTTTCCGAACTGCCGCCACTGCTCCTGATCTCTTCGGCACCTTTCTTGCCACCGGCATTACCGGGATGATTGCGATACAGGTGCTGATAAACATCGGGGTTGTAACCGGTTTTTTCCCGGTGACCGGGATCACCCTCCCCTTTATCAGCGCCGGAGGCTCTTCCCTTTCCATCATTCTGGTCGCGATCGGAATACTCCTTAACATCTCCCGTTTCACTGGGAGAGGATAG
- the murD gene encoding UDP-N-acetylmuramoyl-L-alanine--D-glutamate ligase codes for MANWMQGEARYRGKRVLILGAAKSGVGVARLLLRLGASVLINDRGEPEEGERWKKELACMGAVILTGGHPSDLLQRNSFDLVVKNPGIPYSHPYVQEAEERGIPVVTEVEVGCSILEGEAIAITGSNGKTTTTTLTGRLLARKNPETIVAGNIGNVMSEEVVRSTPSSWTVMELSSFQLKGVDRFHPQVAVLLNLYPHHLDYHGSMEDYIASKMKMFQNQTEDDLALFNRDQELVVTLSEQVRGQVAFFSRKGEVERGSYIAYDERGEKNIFYKGGRNLPSRRILPVREIKLLGDHNLENILAAVAVASHYGVDPETIRDEVRGFTGVEHRLEFVREVNGVSYYNDSKATNPEAAEKALRVFTKPVILIAGGLERGESFAPLIPYFRQGVKGAVFYGETKERLKETAREAGLEAVFFAQDVEEATLKASSLADRGDVVLLSPACASWDLYPSYEVRGRIFKETVHRL; via the coding sequence ATGGCCAATTGGATGCAAGGCGAAGCAAGGTATAGGGGAAAAAGGGTTCTTATCCTGGGAGCGGCAAAAAGCGGGGTAGGGGTAGCCCGCCTTCTTCTGCGCCTGGGGGCCTCAGTCTTGATCAATGATAGAGGAGAGCCGGAAGAAGGTGAGAGGTGGAAAAAAGAGTTGGCCTGCATGGGAGCCGTCATTCTTACCGGCGGGCACCCATCAGACCTTCTTCAGAGGAATTCGTTTGATCTCGTCGTGAAAAACCCCGGCATTCCTTATTCCCATCCCTATGTACAGGAAGCGGAGGAGAGGGGGATCCCGGTGGTGACCGAGGTGGAGGTCGGATGCTCCATCTTAGAGGGGGAGGCCATTGCCATCACCGGTTCAAACGGGAAAACCACCACCACCACTCTGACAGGGAGACTTTTGGCCAGGAAGAATCCGGAAACGATCGTGGCAGGAAATATCGGCAATGTGATGAGTGAAGAGGTGGTAAGGAGCACACCCTCAAGCTGGACGGTGATGGAACTGTCCAGTTTCCAGCTAAAAGGGGTCGATCGTTTTCATCCCCAGGTTGCCGTTTTATTAAATCTCTATCCTCATCATCTTGATTACCATGGGTCGATGGAGGATTATATCGCTTCCAAGATGAAGATGTTCCAGAACCAAACCGAAGACGACCTGGCCCTATTTAACAGGGATCAGGAGCTCGTCGTTACCCTGTCTGAACAGGTAAGGGGACAAGTTGCCTTCTTCAGCCGCAAAGGGGAAGTGGAGAGGGGAAGCTACATCGCCTATGATGAGAGGGGGGAAAAAAATATTTTTTATAAAGGAGGAAGGAATCTTCCTTCCCGACGTATCCTGCCGGTGCGGGAGATCAAGCTGTTGGGGGATCACAATCTGGAAAATATATTGGCGGCCGTTGCCGTCGCTTCCCATTATGGGGTGGATCCGGAGACGATCCGGGATGAGGTGAGGGGATTTACCGGTGTGGAGCATCGTCTGGAGTTTGTCCGAGAGGTGAATGGCGTCTCTTATTATAATGATTCGAAAGCGACCAATCCGGAAGCGGCGGAGAAGGCCCTTCGTGTATTTACAAAACCGGTGATTCTCATCGCGGGCGGATTGGAACGGGGAGAGAGCTTTGCTCCACTCATTCCGTATTTCCGCCAAGGCGTAAAAGGAGCCGTGTTTTACGGGGAGACGAAAGAGAGGTTGAAGGAGACGGCCCGCGAGGCCGGGCTTGAGGCCGTCTTTTTCGCCCAGGATGTGGAGGAGGCCACCCTTAAAGCTTCCTCTTTAGCCGACCGAGGGGATGTGGTTCTCCTCTCCCCTGCCTGTGCCTCCTGGGATCTCTACCCTTCCTATGAGGTGCGGGGAAGAATTTTTAAAGAAACGGTGCATAGGCTGTAA